In one Watersipora subatra chromosome 6, tzWatSuba1.1, whole genome shotgun sequence genomic region, the following are encoded:
- the LOC137398417 gene encoding serine/threonine-protein kinase fray2-like yields MESGFPKLVFGEHGDGSWERFIEEMNLCIESAVEKRGYVADEDGNRVPIMTGTARQALGESDREYLQRVESLSRYAEVANNNDRVRFALIVEVNGLRDREVSRDLMKNANLTWELLHEALRAREMANHSDRFMRADSRGTDLKSEVKREVAKVSEFDSRSQYGSDDRDRSYDSAGRSSPRGSPRSSRRYYGSEEHDTSRYGTRGREYNKDSGSRKYRDNSRERDKGEDVGYERRGSSRRSGGSRDSSYERHGSRDISRETYRAQESPCETRDKLSRYRDNSIDRLEGERYKERHETSRYDEGYRDNSKGRNVSFSGYKDKYGEDQ; encoded by the exons atggagagtggttttccgaagctggtgtttggtgagcacggtgatgggtcgtgggagagatttatagaggagatgaatttgtgtattgagagtgctgtcGAGAAGAGAGGTTATGTAGCTGATGAGGATGGCAATAGAGTACCTATTATGACAGGTAcagctag gcaggcacttggagaaagtgatagagaatacttacaacgggtagagagtttgagcagatatgctgaGGTGGCTAATAACAATGATAgagtaaggtttgcccttatagtgGAGGtaaacgggttgagagatagagaagtaagtaGAGATTTGATGAAGAACGCCAATCTGACTTGGGAGTTGTTacatgaggcattgagggcgCGTGAGATGGCGAATCATTCAGACAGGTTCATGAGAGCAGATAGTAGAGGTACCGATTTAAaaagtgaggttaagagagaagtagcaaaggtatcagagtttgatagccgatCGCAGTATGGGAGtgatgatagagatagaagttatgattcagcgggtagatcttcccctagaggtagccctaggagtagtagaaggtattatggtagtgaggaGCACGATACTAGcagatatgggacaagaggtcgggagtataacaaggacagtggcagtaggaagtatagagacaatagcagggaAAG ggataagGGAGAAGATGTAGGTTACGAGAGACGAGGTAGcagcaggaggtcaggaggtagccGTGATAGTAGCTATGAGCGACATGGCAGCAGGGATATTAGTAGGGAGACGTACAGGGCCCAAGAAAGCCCCTGCGAGACGAGAGACAAGTTGAGTAGATACAGGGACAATAGTATAGATAGGCTTGAGGGGGAGAGGTATAAGGAGAGGCACGAGACGAGTCGGTATGATGAAGGGTACCGGGATAATAGTAAGGGCAGAAATGTTAGCTTCTCTGGTTATAAAgataaatatggtgaagatcaatGA
- the LOC137397936 gene encoding golgin subfamily A member 6-like protein 7 codes for MTAPESARRETITGLLERRLLKRLQERIVVEELLKRQQEQMVKDRLLKRKRQETSRPILEPERQHDKQAKQTIELVSRNISRQTNMEQIEEFIGKHKKRLDTQPKHLDKQAKQLKTWEKQLDTRSKQLLTQEKHLDTQEKQLDTRSKQLLTQEKHLDTQEEQLDTRSKQLLTQEKHLDTQEKQLDTRSKQLLTQEKHLDTQEKQLETRSKQLLTQEKHLDTQEKQLENRSKQLLTQEKHLDTKAKQLEAQEKQLKTQAKQLGTQEKQFDTRIKQLYAQVKQLDVQVKQLDTQVKRLDTQEVSPTNQQKASVSQRPEQREDIQSLTNQVSGFYAKVEALQRGLDEVKSRLDTSDAQQEGILTEVRNEFREIKREWQERRQEEGFIRAKLSSLQEQIIDLCRLLDMDPQALLSRTAGSR; via the exons ATGACAGCACCGGAGTCGGCTAGGAGGGAAACGATAACAGGACTACTAGAGAGACGGCTACTGAAGAGATTGCAGGAGCGGATAGTAGtagaag agCTACTGAAGAGACAACAGGAGCAGATGGTaaaag ATCGGTTACTAAAACGGAAAAGACAGGAAACTTCGAGACCAATCCTTGAGCCGGAAAGACAACATGATAAGCAGGCAAAACAAACCATTGAGCTAGTTTCTAGGAACATATCACGACAAACCAATATGGAACAAATAGAAGAGTTCATAG GTAAACACAAGAAAAGGCTGGACACTCAGCCGAAACACCTGGATAAACAGGCAAAACAGCTGAAAACATGGGAAAAACAGCTAGACACTCGATCAAAACAGCTGCTAACACAGGAGAAACATCTGGATACACAGGAAAAACAGCTAGACACTCGATCAAAACAACTGCTAACACAGGAGAAACATCTGGATACACAGGAAGAACAGCTAGACACTCGATCAAAACAGCTGCTAACACAGGAGAAACATCTGGATACACAGGAAAAACAGCTAGACACTCGATCAAAACAGCTGCTAACACAGGAGAAACATCTGGATACACAAGAAAAACAGCTGGAGACTCGATCAAAACAGCTGCTAACACAGGAGAAACATCTGGATACACAGGAAAAACAGCTGGAGAATCGATCAAAACAGCTGCTAACACAGGAAAAACATTTAGATACAAAGGCGAAACAGCTGGAAGCACAGGAGAAACAGCTTAAAACACAGGCAAAACAGCTGGGAACACAGGAGAAACAGTTTGATACACGCATTAAGCAGCTATATGCACAGGTCAAGCAGCTAGATGTGCAGGTGAAACAGCTAGATACACAGGTGAAACGGCTAGATACGCAAGAGGTCTCTCCAACCAATCAGCAAAAAGCGTCAGTAAGTCAGAGACCTGAACAAAGAGAGGATATTCAGTCACTGACCAATCAAGTATCAG GCTTTTATGCTAAAGTTGAAGCTTTACAAAGGGGTTTGGATGAAGTCAAGAGCAGGTTAGATACTTCAGATGCACAACAAGAGGGGATACTAACAGAAGTCAGAAATGAATTCAGAG AGATCAAAAGGGAATGGCAAGAGAGAAGGCAAGAAGAGGGTTTCATTAGGGCAAAGCTGTCATCTTTGCAAGAACAAATCATTG ACTTATGTCGCCTGCTTGATATGGATCCGCAAGCACTTTTGAGTCGGACTGCTGGCTCACGATAG